One Bacillus amyloliquefaciens DSM 7 = ATCC 23350 DNA window includes the following coding sequences:
- a CDS encoding MBL fold metallo-hydrolase encodes MAARKIIPIRVPTPFAVGDVIVYLVKDDALTLIDCGPNTKEAAESLSMQLKEHGVSAADIEQVVLTHHHADHSGLLHIFSDDTEVVGHPLNDRYMTQDQSYIARQEDFFLSLMTEMGVPLTPEDIHKTVKLSYLFSANRPLTKTVGEGGEIDGLDGWTVLEIPGHAASHIALYHEKNGEMFSGDLLLSNSSTNPILEAPEKGSVRSSPMLDYLKSMKRLYDINPAFLYPGHGDLLTDVRPAADRRLEKQRNRADYVLHLLSEETLTAFQVCRRLFPAVYENELFLTMSETIGHLDVLAAEGKAVSFQSGNTLMFKAVKE; translated from the coding sequence ATGGCAGCGAGAAAGATCATTCCGATACGTGTGCCGACTCCGTTTGCAGTCGGCGACGTTATCGTTTATTTAGTAAAAGATGACGCATTAACCCTTATTGATTGCGGCCCGAATACAAAGGAAGCGGCTGAATCACTCTCAATGCAGCTTAAAGAACACGGGGTCTCCGCAGCGGATATAGAACAAGTGGTGCTCACTCATCATCACGCGGATCACTCAGGTTTGCTGCACATTTTTTCTGATGACACGGAAGTTGTCGGGCATCCGCTGAATGACAGGTACATGACTCAGGATCAGTCGTATATCGCCCGGCAGGAGGATTTTTTTCTGTCCCTTATGACCGAAATGGGCGTTCCTCTGACACCTGAAGACATACATAAAACAGTTAAGCTGTCATACTTATTTTCAGCAAACCGTCCGCTAACGAAAACAGTGGGAGAAGGCGGGGAAATTGACGGGCTTGATGGCTGGACGGTGCTTGAGATTCCGGGTCATGCCGCTTCTCATATTGCGCTTTACCATGAAAAAAACGGTGAAATGTTCAGCGGTGATCTGCTTTTGTCCAACAGCTCCACCAATCCGATTCTGGAGGCTCCGGAAAAGGGGAGTGTGCGCTCATCCCCGATGCTCGACTATTTGAAATCAATGAAACGGCTGTATGACATCAACCCGGCTTTTTTATATCCGGGGCACGGCGATCTGCTGACAGACGTAAGGCCAGCTGCTGACAGGCGGCTTGAAAAACAGAGAAACCGGGCGGACTATGTGCTGCACCTGTTGTCAGAGGAAACGCTGACGGCTTTCCAAGTATGCCGGCGGCTGTTTCCGGCTGTGTATGAAAACGAATTGTTTTTAACAATGTCAGAAACGATCGGCCATCTTGACGTGCTGGCCGCTGAAGGGAAGGCCGTATCTTTTCAGTCGGGAAACACTTTGATGTTTAAAGCTGTAAAGGAGTGA
- the proC gene encoding pyrroline-5-carboxylate reductase, with protein sequence MKKIGFIGAGSMAEAMVNGLLQSGLTAPGHIYMTNRSNDSRLEELQDTYGVKPCRDKEEFFSNTDIIVLAFKPKDAAESIENIREYVKDQLVISVIAGLTIHTIQHYFGRKLTIIRAMPNTSAAIQQSATGFSASPEASEAEIRMAKELLETIGEATLFEEKHLDAVTAIAGSGPAYVYRYVEAMEKAALQVGLPEETAKELILQTMAGATEMLRKSSKRPERLRKEITSPGGTTEAGLRALNERRFEEAIIHCITETAARSAEIKEQFAGSVLQKTDQS encoded by the coding sequence ATGAAGAAAATCGGTTTTATCGGGGCCGGATCAATGGCGGAAGCAATGGTGAACGGACTGCTGCAGAGCGGACTGACAGCCCCCGGACATATATACATGACAAACCGGTCAAATGACAGCCGGCTTGAAGAACTTCAAGACACGTACGGCGTGAAACCATGCCGGGATAAAGAAGAGTTTTTCAGCAATACCGACATTATCGTTCTCGCCTTTAAACCGAAAGATGCGGCAGAAAGCATTGAGAACATTCGCGAATACGTTAAAGATCAGCTTGTGATTTCTGTCATCGCAGGGCTGACGATTCACACCATTCAGCATTATTTCGGCAGAAAGCTTACCATCATCCGGGCGATGCCGAATACATCCGCGGCCATTCAACAATCGGCGACCGGTTTTTCTGCAAGCCCTGAGGCGAGTGAGGCTGAAATCCGGATGGCAAAAGAACTGCTGGAAACAATCGGAGAAGCGACGCTTTTTGAGGAAAAACACCTTGATGCCGTCACAGCCATTGCCGGAAGCGGCCCCGCCTATGTGTACCGATATGTCGAAGCGATGGAAAAGGCCGCCCTTCAAGTCGGCCTGCCGGAAGAGACGGCAAAAGAGCTGATTTTACAAACCATGGCTGGAGCGACGGAAATGCTCAGAAAAAGCAGCAAACGACCTGAGCGCCTGCGCAAGGAAATCACAAGCCCGGGCGGCACAACGGAAGCAGGCCTTCGCGCTTTAAACGAGCGCCGCTTTGAAGAAGCCATCATACACTGCATTACAGAAACCGCAGCCCGGAGCGCAGAAATTAAAGAACAATTCGCAGGCTCCGTTCTGCAAAAGACGGATCAATCATAA
- a CDS encoding LysR family transcriptional regulator has product MDLKKHLAFIKTVESGSLTQAAAILNYTQPNISQMISKLEEEYGFPLLIRQRHGVRPTANGLKVLHIMKEIQKNYEKLSETVDNINGLERGEIRLGTVTSVAVKWLPKILREFNVLYPSIKVHLFEGNSTELEEWLKDDQVDAAIGTSHSGKRHFYPLAEDPIVVVMSPQHELAQCETVPLHVMESVKCIVPYPETHFDVLKVLKEEKITPRIAYQIRGDEAIIAMVRNNLGISLLPQLLVNDCDVLIKRLDRYVCRQIGILTARAKETQTPSVQKLIQCIKEWVAIHQASV; this is encoded by the coding sequence TTGGATTTAAAGAAACATTTAGCCTTTATTAAAACGGTTGAAAGCGGCAGCCTGACCCAAGCCGCTGCCATATTGAATTACACACAGCCGAACATCAGCCAAATGATCAGTAAATTAGAAGAAGAGTACGGTTTTCCGCTTCTGATCAGACAGCGGCATGGAGTGAGGCCCACCGCAAATGGCTTGAAAGTGTTACATATTATGAAGGAAATTCAAAAAAACTATGAAAAATTGTCTGAAACCGTTGATAATATTAATGGATTAGAAAGAGGAGAAATCCGGCTCGGCACTGTTACGAGTGTGGCGGTAAAATGGCTGCCGAAAATTTTGAGAGAATTTAATGTGCTGTATCCTTCCATTAAGGTGCATTTGTTTGAAGGGAATTCAACTGAACTGGAAGAATGGCTGAAAGACGATCAGGTTGATGCGGCGATCGGGACATCCCACAGCGGGAAGAGGCATTTTTACCCGTTGGCCGAGGACCCGATTGTAGTAGTGATGAGTCCGCAGCATGAATTGGCGCAATGTGAAACGGTTCCTTTACATGTCATGGAGTCCGTCAAATGTATCGTGCCTTATCCGGAGACACATTTTGATGTGCTGAAAGTGCTGAAGGAAGAAAAAATCACGCCGCGGATCGCCTATCAAATCAGAGGGGATGAAGCGATTATTGCAATGGTGCGGAACAATCTGGGGATCAGCCTCTTGCCGCAGCTTTTGGTGAATGATTGTGATGTGCTCATCAAACGGCTCGACCGGTATGTCTGCAGGCAGATCGGCATTTTGACAGCTCGTGCAAAGGAGACGCAGACACCTTCTGTTCAGAAACTGATTCAATGCATAAAAGAATGGGTTGCGATCCATCAGGCTTCTGTCTGA
- a CDS encoding GlpM family protein yields MSFLIQFLIGGTVMVAAAFLSKSKYLFLSGVITLLPIMTLLNIQLQLKNMSADDFRAAQKNGIFGAFGAVIFISSIFILTNWFKGSHSVIGAFLIYICYMIACKCLL; encoded by the coding sequence ATGAGTTTTCTCATTCAATTTTTGATCGGCGGCACCGTTATGGTGGCTGCTGCGTTTTTAAGCAAATCGAAATACTTATTTTTATCAGGCGTTATCACATTGCTGCCGATCATGACGTTGCTGAATATACAATTGCAGCTGAAAAATATGAGCGCCGACGATTTCAGAGCAGCTCAAAAAAACGGAATATTCGGTGCGTTCGGCGCGGTGATTTTCATCAGCAGTATTTTTATCCTGACAAACTGGTTCAAAGGAAGCCACTCCGTCATCGGTGCGTTTCTTATCTATATCTGCTATATGATCGCCTGTAAATGCCTGTTATGA